A single window of Leopardus geoffroyi isolate Oge1 chromosome D4, O.geoffroyi_Oge1_pat1.0, whole genome shotgun sequence DNA harbors:
- the DBH gene encoding dopamine beta-hydroxylase, which yields MQVPSPSTREGASMYGTVVAVFLVILVATLQSSAPPENPFPYRVPLDPEGSLELSWNVSYAQKTVHFQLLVQELKAGVLFGMSDRGELENADLVVLWTDGDGTYFGDAWSDQRGQIYLDSQQDYQLLRAWRTPEGLSLIFKRPFDTCDPKDYLIEDGTVHLVYGVLEEPFRTLEAINTSGLQTGLQRVQLLKPSIPIPALPVDTQTMEVRIPDILIPDQLTTYWCHITELPDGFARHHIVMYEPIVTKGNEALVHHMEVFQCAAQFETFPQFSGPCDSKMKPGRLDYCRHVLAAWALGAKAFYYPEEAGLAFGGAGSSRFLRLEVHYHNPLKIQGRRDSSGIRLHYTATLRRFDAGIMELGLVYSPVMAIPPRETAFVLTGYCTDKCTQLALPPSGIHIFASQLHTHLTGRKVVTVLVRDGREREIVNRDDHYSPHFQEIRMLKKMVSVRPGDVLVTSCTYNTEDRELATVGGFGILEEMCVNYVHYYPQTELELCKSTVDPGSLRGYFHLVNRFNGEEVCTCPQASVPEQFAAVPWNSFNRDVLRALYGFAPISMHCNKSSAVRFQGEWNRQPLPEIISKLEEPTSHCPASQDQSPSSHTVVNIGGGKG from the exons ATGCAGGTCCCCAGCCCCAGCACGAGAGAGGGAGCGTCCATGTATGGCACCGTGGTGGCCGTCTTCCTGGTCATCTTGGTGGCCACACTGCAGAGCTCGGCCCCCCCTGAGAATCCCTTCCCCTACCGAGTACCCTTGGATCCCGAGGGGTCCCTGGAGCTTTCCTGGAATGTTAGCTACGCCCAGAAGACGGTCCACTTCCAACTCCTGGTACAGGAGCTCAAGGCCGGTGTCCTGTTTGGGATGTCGGACCGCGGCGAGTTGGAAAATGCtgacctggtggtgctctggacCGACGGAGACGGCACCTACTTTGGG GACGCCTGGAGTGACCAGAGGGGACAGATCTACCTGGATTCCCAGCAGGATTACCAGCTGCTGAGGGCGTGGAGAACCCCGGAAGGCCTGAGCCTGATCTTCAAGAGGCCCTTTGACACCTGTGACCCCAAGGATTACCTCATTGAG GATGGCACCGTCCACCTGGTATACGGGGTCCTGGAGGAGCCGTTCCGGACGCTGGAGGCCATCAACACCTCGGGGCTGCAGACGGGGCTGCAGAGGGTACAGCTGTTAAAGCCCAGTATCCCCATCCCGGCCTTGCCCGTGGACACGCAAACCATGGAGGTCCGCATCCCGGACATCCTGATCCCCGACCAGCTGACCACATACTGGTGCCACATCACTGAGCTTCCAGACGGCTTCGCCCGGCACCACATCGTCATG tacGAGCCCATCGTCACCAAGGGCAACGAGGCCCTGGTGCATCACATGGAGGTGTTCCAGTGTGCCGCCCAGTTTGAGACCTTCCCCCAGTTCAGCGGGCCCTGCGATTCCAAGATGAAGCCCGGACGCCTCGATTACTGCCGCCACGTGCTGGCCGCCTGGGCCCTGGGTGCCAAG GCCTTTTACTATCCGGAGGAAGcaggccttgcctttgggggcgCCGGGTCCTCCAGATTTCTCCGTCTGGAAGTTCACTACCACAACCCGCTGAAGATCCAAG GCCGTCGCGACTCCTCGGGCATCCGCCTGCACTACACGGCCACGCTACGTCGCTTCGACGCGGGCATCATGGAGCTGGGGCTTGTGTACTCGCCCGTGATGGCCATCCCCCCGCGGGAGACGGCCTTCGTCCTCACCGGCTACTGCACGGACAAGTGCACCCAGCTG GCCCTGCCTCCCTCAGGGATCCACATCTTCGCCTCCCAGCTCCACACACACCTGACGGGGAGGAAGGTGGTCACTGTGCTGGTCCGGGACggccgagagagggagattgTGAACAGGGACGACCACTACAGCCCTCATTTCCAG gAGATCCGCATGTTGAAGAAGATGGTGTCTGTGCGCCCG GGGGACGTGCTCGTCACTTCCTGTACGTACAACACAGAAGACAGGGAGCTGGCCACCGTG GGGGGCTTTGGTATCCTGGAGGAGATGTGCGTCAACTACGTCCACTACTACCCCCAGACGGAGCTGGAGCTCTGCAAAAGCACCGTGGACCCGGGTTCCCTGCGGGGGTATTTCCACCTGGTGAACAG gttCAACGGTGAGGAAGTGTGCACCTGCCCCCAGGCCTCTGTCCCTGAGCAGTTTGCCGCGGTTCCCTGGAACTCCTTCAATCGAGACGTGCTCAGGGCCCTGTACGGCTTCGCCCCCATCTCCATGCACTGCAACAAGTCCTCGGCCGTCCGCTTCCAG GGCGAATGGAATCGGCAGCCTCTGCCTGAGATCATCTCCAAGCTAGAAGAGCCCACCTCTCACTGCCCAGCCAGCCAGGATCAGAGCCCCTCCAGCCACACTGTGGTCAACATCGGTGGGGGCAAAGGTTGA